The following coding sequences lie in one Aspergillus puulaauensis MK2 DNA, chromosome 3, nearly complete sequence genomic window:
- the gtb3 gene encoding glycosyltransferase family 4 protein (COG:M;~EggNog:ENOG410PKT7;~PFAM:PF00534,PF13692;~TransMembrane:14 (o20-41i821-842o862-885i897-919o931-952i964-981o987-1008i1152-1175o1181-1201i1248-1266o1272-1289i1301-1320o1326-1346i1666-1685o)), whose translation MTQILHVSPVGWAHMKNEWWQFVLIGIILGSISLGFVYLVYSSILRCIIYFESRQHPEKVPAAASARINELSRRQLTLVNTQSTWQKPSSVGVYLGQFDEFLSESQMRFLREWDMLIVDPYKPGVVQAVASAAGKQILGRLDFQDISPKQDMTIATIDRIEKALSEVFEGSAFTGILFANWEGKLASGCWASVLEAVQRSGLSIYLETAPPNFLPDRNVLQNQAISGLVVRNASILPSGQKRDYFQLEKMKATIKAFVSEACMRNFVVVAWETIDDDAALSNAVVRRSLQWCNFYSAIPWIGRKAALENASLNTKLPEPLSSFGWLKEPEIMSAHETWRSNSSINNEASDSSEGWAKLTPFFPALRELFASMEQHEHTHEGLTTAVRDPPEWVSQTMSQSNPLSTSIGGVEYKAFGCFPLGAEATASSFAEILRSQQRLRSLGLLHPIPVSKVNSLGVLLRQFHDGFALSNWGSSDQLTAHVKELYTLACNDQLRVHLGLDSGFRRNTDIRFWSVYQMDADGADIFISKNVQGLAGTILHTFLSAKGCPRHVCFGAEVALAKFSKDIVDEIGLPRRLVQDIDVLSPEEKLLLLQHMSLTDATSDLTKAICAYVQKQLVEETSLQQLKQVNTVSYLEGSASPDTLVTSRIKWYREQGCTYPSISKCLALFREVDSVFPQILKERREADLAQISQGFCQLMEGQVDAYTDTMALALFCAARKGALDEIYEEVTDRNPLFNAHSDQAAAFAESFALGSRCEAYFDISPSAFGKLLSDRFRRNYSDKDLPDWINGAPEMATSYAGAQIDVNPDDKVKPMRGYQRFTFLSVFALPALIDIILLTIIGRGLYLSAFMTYEEQTSATTALMISLLLSGGIGTWIACGGPYYLISMAFAATNMFILIRLIAGLAFTIAGGLIGFVAVSGVNGPRAGIVFYLYLVALTTYFSGFACLASFSYPGSSFLSGRKIIFACIPILFISPIVTTFTGHDSAIYIAVIYVFIGALILGLRSVAAKWVTWYQNLRRTDDTEIRKWYIETHADGDEKVFGNLSDPAVLKLSREALIKDVSAELNRWFFSRHTTKNTLVLELARDWDATNFLLDWYCRYADVPRPIPFSSGWNTQTKVALESLRSAQRGIRLHNAFIHWRQSSREIGCGVVYFVIALLDKWVELLSGGHLIGLSASLTSAYRMAVGFALAYYLIGAVLIDTKAQELHSLVGSHKPQALKTAKDIRDSQKRDVRFKRKVYWKTLGKFLMWHSWGLAFSAALVWTFQSRLEAMIMFLAYVGAYTGLLWYQYTKIFTGPHALKPLMIGSLVGLPIGIALKVCLPHFLYSQVIGLGAATWTVAFLSIIPAKMGMPKRVDSPVELGKTFHAYTAPWEDPDWSQQELQTFYESISLTPPDARLKLNPAGHPGTEVKQMLLSRRREPRVEEAFPHSQELVETALKAWESGEVLIELVPLGSIGPGIHALSCSAKDHLKLAVAVGRGLNHRIDVSANCQVIAETLLHAVAESVMQIPHEHAVLAESLVSAGVTETTARQLRDEADTPLVVRWAKRELLRQLCLGFECDFHWETLPKAVRKALVSRCLGEPCRLAEKHYQLLEESICQFDIKDLAVHIARSNLAAAAAVSILDYARYGTGEAGAFKDSETPPYIPYLPKQLPTIAYFIMKPLFSVYYIIGSALKFVVVAMVADPEFQREYNHVMSHYPTVLRVPATFALSIVWRYGKAMQDMGLSFFLFHGRDNVKQLWNETKGMTINIKKSRYIVQSLDGTFTAFRHDQPNGGFKVFYYAGTPKTEPQGTKSLSCVSAYSKDLLLLIRQEYKGGNVINEYHYDYRSSPKKSLTLKLSESKIPMGRRCVRGENHLQSVQYNRKGLIEAGSYMKDGNLIRFKYHYRKNPQFGDELLRAEFALSHITCTVSWCAPPLRHPEKVERWIPHAKVTEATFVQGPDVYEARWLYDHKFHPTIFTTLNGQKIQTPPMIEHDFLEVLAKPRFTSFVHDNPLFYCESLSSNILTRLFGLTRKRFPVSTSRARSLIWKAWKDRPDFDGIIVRWMDERLLRRDRTLSPYWRSRDWGDLASAKKYLELRADTISASADLDDGISSWTPLAVKVSDLFNFGPGGDAVVNTRSKDFGSDTEKSLHVMAADTGTWPNEGGGVSACRRDMINSLRTIKWHMICESANDFGVPKHQTEQNILSLKVIPLWGMDFLTPTHGLFRNKLDSEVENVTSANDMDIKMNFIPILTALVKGARAVHLSRADIRQATRALVNLNTFFQDSRHWTQIWNSSIVKESWRELWLTQEMPNTMPSSEWFSTDLPTLGTLDVALELWFRYLFIFSIPIPEKIPSVFQASHHSVSASYGVVCKMKRNCTLQIWDHAISWRETNLCLSSALCKLSPFVRNALLGLMRVTSALTLYHADIISPCADFFNPGWEIEIGTCQGTIEHRNVFRRKVDPVVNGITDMQKFAPVKEIKSDRPTVTMLSHVWYAKDIKTALLAADIIINQWKFDDYHLDIYGAIDKAPTYSTECQEIIASKGLRGRVTLRGTADPMKVLESTWLFLNSSLSEGLPLALGEAALTGAPVVCTDVGASLRVLSDPDDFSRFSAVVAPNDAVALARAQISMLALLGEWSQYADDTTPAPVLPSSPTPEDVARITQRMYDKSDHRRKLGMMTRKIVQKSFSGDRYLREHEQMLWIGKSAKMMSSRLPGIHNEPADIATAIQQALPIEEEVITIPRSAVHSWRSSAASGMSTLYSSSVSTPFPNTTATNANTNINTNRPTHLRNNSTNTTTNARPSSLYSSFSNASTDASSFLPLPNSPLPVFAPRHSLQGPPASQTPNSTSNTTSRPTDRRSYFGGGRLSPRFTRASASAAGRRSRSASLSTGGREQLRGLQREDLQQYRNSDVSTIMREEFFQSSVFRGLEGHGNANVNNTSI comes from the exons ATGACACAAATCCTCCATGTCTCGCCCGTTGGGTGGGCGCATATGAAAAATGAATGGTGGCAGTTC GTTTTGATTGGCATTATATTGGGTAGCATTTCACTTGGTTTTGTATACCTTGTATATTCTTCAATATTAAgatgtataatatatttcGAG TCGCGGCAACATCCAGAAAAGGTGCcagctgctgcatctgcacGGATTAATGAGCTGTCGCGGAGACAGCTTACGCTGGTAAACACTCAGTCAACATGGCAGAAGCCGTCATCCGTCGGCGTCTACCTGGGCCAGTTCGACGAGTTTCTGAGTGAAAGCCAAATGCGCTTCCTGCGCGAATGGGATATGTTAATCGTGGATCCCTATAAACCAGGGGTAGTCCAAGCCGTCGCATCTGCTGCAGGGAAGCAGATTCTAGGCCGACTTGACTTCCAAGATATAAGCCCTAAACAGGACATGACCATTGCGACGATCGACAGAATTGAAAAGGCGCTGAGCGAGGTCTTTGAGGGCTCCGCATTTACCGGGATCCTGTTCGCCAACTGGGAGGGAAAGCTTGCTTCTGGATGCTGGGCTAGTGTACTAGAAGCAGTCCAACGGTCCGGTCTGTCGATATACCTGGAGACAGCACCGCCAAACTTCCTACCGGACCGGAATGTGCTGCAGAACCAGGCCATCTCGGGACTTGTGGTTAGGAATGCAAGTATCCTGCCTAGCGGCCAGAAGCGGGATTACTTCCAACTCGAGAAAATGAAAGCCACGATCAAGGCATTCGTGTCCGAAGCGTGCATGCGAAACTTTGTCGTGGTGGCGTGGGAAACtatcgacgacgacgccgcTCTCTCGAACGCAGTGGTTCGAAGGTCTCTGCAATGGTGCAACTTCTACAGCGCCATCCCCTGGATAGGACGCAAGGCTGCTTTGGAGAATGCCAGTCTGAACACTAAGTTACCAGAGCCTCTTTCGTCCTTTGGATGGCTGAAGGAGCCCGAGATCATGAGCGCGCACGAGACATGGAGATCCAACTCTTCTATCAATAATGAAGCCAGTGACTCCAGCGAAGGATGGGCCAAATTAACGCCGTTCTTCCCAGCTCTGCGCGAGCTCTTTGCATCCATGGAACAACACGAGCACACACACGAGGGTCTAACAACGGCAGTGCGTGATCCGCCAGAATGGGTTTCCCAAACAATGTCTCAGAGTAACCCGCTGTCCACCTCCATCGGAGGAGTAGAGTACAAGGCCTTTGGCTGTTTCCCGCTAGGCGCAGAAGCCACTGCCAGCTCGTTTGCCGAAATCCTCAGATCGCAGCAGCGGCTGAGGTCTCTTGGGCTGCTTCATCCAATTCCCGTGTCCAAAGTCAATAGTCTAGGCGTGCTGCTGCGGCAGTTTCACGATGGCTTTGCACTGTCGAATTGGGGTTCATCTGACCAACTTACTGCCCATGTGAAGGAGCTCTATACGCTGGCTTGTAATGACCAGCTCCGCGTGCATCTTGGGCTGGATTCTGGATTCCGCAGGAACACGGATATACGGTTCTGGTCGGTGTATCAGATGGATGCAGATGGGGCTGATATCTTCATTTCTAAGAACGTGCAGGGTCTGGCAGGGACTATTCTCCATACGTTTCTGTCTGCCAAAGGCTGTCCTCGACATGTTTGCTTTGGAGCAGAAGTTGCTCTGGCCAAGTTCTCAAAGGACATTGTGGACGAGATTGGCTTGCCTCGTCGTTTGGTGCAGGATATCGACGTGCTGAGCCCTGAGGAGAAACTTCTACTATTGCAGCACATGTCATTGACAGACGCCACGAGTGATCTAACCAAAGCTATCTGTGCATATGTCCAGAAGCAGCTTGTAGAAGAGACATCCTTACAGCAATTAAAACAGGTCAACACGGTCTCTTATCTGGAAGGCTCCGCGTCTCCTGACACGCTGGTGACCTCTCGCATCAAGTGGTACCGTGAGCAAGGATGCACCTatccctccatctcaaaaTGTCTCGCGCTTTTCCGTGAAGTCGACTCCGTCTTCCCTCAAATACTAAAAGAGCGCCGCGAAGCAGACCTTGCCCAGATCTCCCAAGGCTTTTGTCAGTTGATGGAAGGACAAGTCGACGCCTACACCGATACCATGGCCCTTGCATTATTCTGCGCTGCTCGAAAAGGCGCCCTGGACGAGATCTACGAGGAGGTGACGGACCGGAATCCTCTGTTCAACGCTCACTCCGATCAAGCTGCTGCCTTTGCGGAATCCTTTGCCCTTGGTTCGCGCTGTGAAGCCTACTTCGACATCTCACCCAGTGCGTTTGGAAAGCTGCTATCGGATCGTTTCCGCAGGAATTACTCTGATAAAGACCTTCCGGACTGGATTAATGGTGCCCCTGAGATGGCGACATCGTATGCTGGTGCACAGATCGATGTCAACCCCGACGATAAAGTCAAGCCGATGCGTGGGTACCAGCGATTCACGTTCCTCAGCGTCTTTGCCCTCCCGGCGTTGATCGATATCATTCTTCTTACCATTATTGGGCGTGGCCTGTATCTGTCTGCCTTTATGACATATGAAGAGCAAACCAGCGCCACCACTGCCTTGATGATCTCGCTGCTGTTGTCTGGAGGTATCGGGACCTGGATTGCGTGCGGTGGTCCCTACTACCTGATTTCGATGGCGTTCGCCGCGACAAACATGTTCATCCTCATAAGACTCATTGCCGGATTGGCATTCACTATCGCCGGTGGACTGATCGGATTTGTCGCGGTATCTGGCGTGAACGGCCCGCGAGCTGGGATCGTCTTCTACCTGTATCTCGTCGCCCTCACGACCTACTTCTCCGGCTTCGCGTGTCTCGCCAGTTTCAGCTACCCAGGGtcatccttcttgtctgGCCGCAAGATCATCTTCGCCTGTATCCCGATCCTGTTCATCTCGCCAATCGTCACAACATTCACCGGCCACGACTCCGCTATATACATCGCCGTCATCTACGTCTTCATCGGCGCTCTAATCCTGGGTCTTCGAAGCGTCGCTGCAAAATGGGTAACCTGGTACCAGAACCTGCGGAGAACCGACGACACCGAAATCCGGAAGTGGTACATCGAGACCCAcgccgacggcgacgagaagGTATTCGGAAATCTGAGCGACCCGGCCGTGCTGAAGCTATCCAGGGAAGCGCTTATCAAGGACGTCTCTGCAGAGCTGAACCGCTGGTTTTTCTCGCGACATACCACGAAAAATACACTTGTTCTTGAACTCGCGAGGGACTGGGATGCGACGAATTTCCTCTTGGATTGGTACTGTCGGTACGCTGATGTGCCTAGGCCGATTCCCTTTAGTTCTGGGTGGAATACACAGACGAAGGTCGCGCTGGAGTCGCTCCGCAGTGCCCAACGGGGCATTCGGCTGCATAATGCGTTTATCCACTGGCGGCAGTCCAGCAGGGAAATCGGCTGCGGGGTGGTGTACTTTGTTATTGCGCTTCTGGATAAGTGGGTGGAGCTTCTCAGCGGTGGCCATCTGATCGGTCTGTCGGCGTCGTTGACGTCGGCGTATCGCATGGCTGTTGGGTTCGCACTGGCGTACTACCTGATCGGGGCTGTCTTGATTGATACGAAGGCCCAGGAGCTTCATAGCCTTGTTGGAAGCCATAAGCCGCAGGCGTTGAAGACGGCTAAGGATATCCGGGACTCGCAGAAGCGAGATGTCCGGTTCAAGAGGAAGGTCTACTGGAAGACACTGGGCAAGTTTCTCATGTGGCACTCTTGGGGCCTCGCCTTCTCTGCAGCCCTTGTCTGGACATTCCAGTCTCGACTCGAGGCTATGATTATGTTCCTTGCCTACGTCGGGGCATACACCGGCCTGCTGTGGTATCAGTACACGAAGATCTTCACGGGCCCGCATGCATTGAAGCCGTTGATGATTGGATCTCTCGTCGGGCTGCCTATCGGGATTGCGCTGAAGGTCTGCCTTCCGCACTTCCTGTACTCGCAGGTTATCGGCCTAGGAGCGGCCACATGGACTGTGGCGTTCCTCTCCATAATACCGGCGAAGATGGGCATGCCCAAGCGTGTCGACTCGCCTGTAGAGCTGGGGAAGACGTTCCATGCGTACACCGCGCCTTGGGAAGACCCTGACTGGAGCCAGCAGGAGCTGCAAACTTTCTACGAGAGCATCTCCCTCACTCCCCCGGACGCCCGTCTCAAGCTCAACCCAGCTGGTCATCCAGGGACTGAAGTCAAGCAGATGCTCCTCTCGCGAAGACGGGAGCCCAGAGTCGAAGAAGCGTTTCCGCACTCACAGGAGCTTGTTGAAACTGCACTGAAAGCGTGGGAATCCGGAGAAGTCCTGATCGAGCTCGTCCCTCTCGGCTCGATTGGCCCTGGTATTCACGCCCTGAGTTGCAGCGCCAAAGACCATTTGAAGCTTGCCGTCGCCGTGGGGAGAGGTCTGAACCATCGAATCGACGTCAGCGCCAACTGCCAGGTCATTGCAGAGACCCTCCTCCACGCCGTCGCGGAATCTGTCATGCAAATCCCGCACGAGCACGCAGTCCTGGCCGAATCGCTTGTGTCTGCAGGCGTGACGGAGACCACAGCGCGCCAGCTCCGAGACGAAGCCGACACGCCGCTTGTCGTCCGCTGGGCCAAGAGAGAACTCCTCAGACAGCTGTGTCTTGGATTCGAATGCGATTTCCACTGGGAGACGCTGCCCAAGGCTGTAAGGAAAGCACTCGTCAGCCGCTGTCTCGGCGAGCCGTGTCGGTTAGCCGAGAAACATTACCAGTTGCTCGAGGAGAGTATCTGCCAGTTTGATATCAAGGACTTGGCGGTTCATATTGCGCGAAGCAACCTCGCAGCTGCGGCGGCTGTCAGTATTCTGGACTATGCGAGATATGGCACTGGTGAGGCGGGTGCTTTCAAGGACTCCGAGACACCCCCCTATATCCCATACCTGCCGAAGCAGCTTCCGACGATTGCGTACTTTATTATGAAGCCGCTGTTCTCGGTTTACTACATTATCGGCTCGGCGCTGAAATTCGTCGTTGTTGCTATGGTTGCGGATCCGGAGTTCCAGAGGGAGTATAACCATGTCATGAGCCACTATCCCACTGTACTCCGCGTGCCGGCGACGTTTGCATTGAGCATTGTTTGGAGGTATGGCAAGGCAATGCAGGATATGGGCCTttcgttcttcctcttccacggcCGGGACAATGTCAAGCAGCTCTGGAACGAGACGAAGGGCATGAccatcaacatcaagaagAGCAGGTACATCGTTCAAAGTCTTGATGGGACATTCACGGCCTTCCGGCATGATCAGCCAAATGGGGGCTTCAAGGTCTTCTATTATGCCGGTACCCCCAAGACAGAGCCCCAGGGGACAAAGAGCCTCAGCTGCGTCAGTGCGTATTCCAAGGATCTCCTGCTTCTTATCCGCCAGGAGTACAAGGGCGGCAACGTTATAAACGAATACCACTATGACTACCGGTCTTCACCTAAGAAGAGTCTCACGTTGAAGCTGTCCGAGTCGAAGATCCCCATGGGCCGACGATGCGTCCGCGGAGAGAACCACCTTCAAAGCGTGCAGTACAACCGAAAAGGCCTGATTGAAGCCGGATCATATATGAAAGACGGCAACCTCATCCGCTTTAAATATCACTACCGCAAGAACCCCCAATTCGGTGATGAACTTCTCCGCGCCGAGTTTGCTCTATCACATATCACCTGTACTGTATCCTGGTGCGCGCCTCCCCTCCGGCACCCCGAGAAAGTCGAGCGCTGGATCCCTCACGCAAAGGTCACCGAGGCGACATTTGTCCAGGGTCCAGACGTCTACGAGGCTCGCTGGCTATACGACCACAAGTTCCACCCGACCATCTTCACCACGCTTAACGGGCAGAAGATCCAGACGCCGCCGATGATCGAGCATGATTTCCTCGAAGTACTCGCGAAGCCGCGATTCACTAGCTTCGTGCACGATAACCCCCTGTTCTACTGCGAGAGTCTCAGCTCCAACATCCTCACCCGGCTGTTCGGACTGACGAGGAAGCGCTTCCCCGTCTCGACATCGCGTGCTCGCTCCCTCATCTGGAAGGCCTGGAAGGATCGCCCGGACTTTGACGGTATCATTGTCCGCTGGATGGACGAGCGGTTGCTACGAAGAGACAGGACACTATCACCGTACTGGCGCAGCCGTGACTGGGGCGATCTCGCATCCGCGAAGAAATACCTAGAGCTACGCGCCGATACCATCTCAGCCAGCGCGGATCTCGATGACGGAATATCCAGCTGGACCCCGCTGGCCGTGAAAGTCAGCGACTTGTTCAATTTTGGGCCCGGGGGTGATGCTGTTGTCAACACACGGTCTAAGGACTTTGGGTCTGATACGGAGAAGTCGCTGCATGTTATGGCTGCGGATACGGGGACGTGGCCGAACGAGGGAGGTGGTGTGTCTGCGTGTCGGAGGGACATGATCAATTCGCTAAGGACGATTAAGTGGCACATGATATGCGAGTCGGCGAATGACTTTGGGGTGCCCAAGCATCAGACGGAGCAGAATATCCTCTCGCTCAAGGTGATTCCGCTGTGGGGGATGGACTTTCTCACGCCAACCCACGGGCTGTTCAGGAATAAATTGGACTCGGAGGTGGAGAATGTCACGTCTGCTAATGACATGGACATCAAGATGAACTTTATTCCTATTTTGACGGCGCTGGTCAAGGGAGCTCGTGCCGTGCATCTCTCCAGAGCAGATATCCGCCAGGCAACTAGGGCTTTGGTCAACCTGAACACTTTCTTCCAGGATTCGCGACACTGGACACAGATctggaacagcagcatcgTCAAGGAAAGCTGGAGAGAGCTGTGGCTTACCCAGGAAATGCCAAACACCATGCCATCTTCCGAGTGGTTCAGCACTGACCTGCCTACCCTGGGTACTCTTGACGTCGCGCTGGAGCTTTGGTTCCGCTATCTGTTCATCTTCTCGATTCCGATCCCTGAGAAGATCCCCAGCGTGTTTCAGGCATCGCATCACAGTGTCAGTGCTTCCTACGGTGTTGTCTgcaagatgaagaggaactgCACCCTGCAGATCTGGGACCACGCCATTAGCTGGCGAGAGACAAACCTCTGCCTCTCGTCTGCTCTTTGCAAGCTCTCTCCCTTTGTTCGCAATGCTCTCCTTGGACTTATGCGAGTCACGTCCGCGCTCACTCTGTACCATGCCGATATCATCTCGCCGTGCGCCGACTTCTTCAACCCAGGATGGGAAATCGAGATTGGGACGTGCCAGGGAACAATCGAGCACCGCAATGTCTTCCGTCGCAAGGTCGACCCGGTTGTCAATGGTATCACTGATATGCAGAAGTTTGCCCCGGTGAAGGAGATCAAATCGGACCGGCCTACAGTAACGATGTTGTCGCACGTCTGGTACGCCAAAGACATCAAGACTGCGCTTCTCGCTgccgacatcatcatcaaccagtGGAAGTTCGACGACTACCACCTCGACATCTACGGCGCAATCGACAAGGCGCCTACATACTCGACCGAGTGCCAGGAGATCATCGCCTCCAAGGGTCTCCGAGGAAGAGTGACTCTCCGCGGCACAGCCGATCCGATGAAGGTTCTGGAGAGCACCTGGCTGTTCCTCAACTCGTCTCTCTCCGAGGGTCTCCCCCTGGCTCTGGGAGAGGCAGCCCTAACTGGCGCCCCGGTCGTCTGCACCGACGTGGGCGCCTCTCTACGAGTCCTCAGCGACCCCGACGACTTCTCCCGCTTCagcgccgtcgtcgccccCAATGACGCCGTTGCCCTAGCCAGAGCGCAAATCTCCATGCTCGCCCTCCTCGGCGAATGGAGCCAGTACGCAGACGACACCACACCTGCACCAGTCCTTCCCTCGTCCCCGACCCCCGAGGACGTCGCCAGAATCACCCAGCGCATGTACGACAAGTCCGACCACCGCCGCAAACTGGGCATGATGACGCGCAAGATCGTGCAAAAGTCCTTCAGCGGTGACCGCTACCTCCGCGAGCACGAGCAGATGCTCTGGATCGGCAAGTCGGCCAAGATGATGTCCTCGCGTCTCCCGGGAATCCACAACGAGCCTGCAGACATCGCAACTGCCATCCAGCAGGCCCTCCCCATAGAAGAGGAAGTCATCACCATCCCCCGCAGCGCCGTGCACTCGTGGCGCTCTTCTGCCGCTTCTGGTATGTCAACCCTGTATAGCAGCTCCGTTTCCACCCCCTTCCcaaacaccaccgccaccaatGCCAATACAAATATCAATACCAACCGACCAACCCACctccgcaacaacagcaccaacacaacaacaaacgcacgcccctcctccctctactccagcttctccaacgcctcaACAgacgcctcctccttcctccccctcccaaacTCCCCCCTCCCCGTCTTCGCCCCCCGCCACTCCCTCCAAGGCCCTCCTGCTTCCCAAACCCCCAATTCTACTTCCAATACCACCTCCCGACCCACGGACCGCCGCTCATACTTTGGCGGAGGCCGTCTATCTCCCCGGTTTACGCgcgccagtgccagtgcaGCAGGACGCCGGTCTCGCTCGGCTAGTCTTTCCACGGGAGGACGGGAGCAGCTCCGCGGGCTACAGCGTGAGGATTTGCAGCAGTATCGCAATTCCGACGTTAGCACCATCATGAGGGAGGAATTTTTCCAGTCGAGTGTTTTTCGGGGGTTGGAGGGACATGGGAATGCGAATGTGAATAATACTTCTATTTAA